A genome region from Staphylococcus capitis subsp. capitis includes the following:
- the arcD gene encoding arginine-ornithine antiporter codes for MSEQGENKLSRSSLIGLVIGSMIGGGAFNLMSDMGGQAGGLAIIIGWVITAIGMISLAFVFQNLTNERPDLDGGIYSYAQAGFGDFIGFASAWGYWFSAFLGNVAYATLLMSSVGNFFPIFKGGNTFPSILVASILLWGVHFLILKGVETAAFINSIVTVAKLIPILLVIICMLVAFNFETFKEGFFGMNAHGALPFNFGDTMSQVKSTMLVTVWVFIGIEGAVVFSSRAKRKKDVGTATVIGLISVLLIYFLLTVLAQGVIIQNHISQLNTPSMAHVLAYIVGDWGSTLVNIGLIISVLGAWLGWTLLAGELPFIVAKDGLFPKWFAKENENGAPVNALLITNILVQIFLISMLFTDSAYQFAFSLASSAILYPYMFSAFYQVKYTIEHKQHATPKQWTIGILASLYAVWLVYAAGFDYLLLTMLLYIPGLIVYSIVQKNNQTRLTRIDYIFFTIIIILSIVGLIRLCSGAINVF; via the coding sequence GGTGGCGGTGCATTCAATCTCATGTCTGATATGGGAGGACAAGCTGGTGGTTTAGCCATTATTATAGGATGGGTTATCACAGCCATAGGCATGATTTCATTAGCATTCGTTTTCCAAAACCTTACAAATGAACGACCGGATCTTGATGGCGGTATATACAGTTATGCCCAAGCTGGTTTTGGCGATTTTATCGGCTTTGCAAGTGCATGGGGATATTGGTTCTCTGCATTTTTAGGGAACGTCGCGTACGCAACATTACTAATGTCTTCCGTCGGTAACTTTTTCCCAATTTTTAAAGGTGGTAACACATTCCCAAGTATACTCGTTGCTTCAATTTTATTATGGGGTGTTCACTTTTTAATACTTAAAGGGGTAGAAACTGCGGCGTTTATTAATAGTATTGTTACGGTTGCCAAGTTAATACCTATTTTATTAGTCATTATATGCATGTTAGTCGCCTTTAATTTTGAAACTTTTAAAGAAGGATTCTTCGGAATGAATGCACATGGTGCACTACCATTTAACTTTGGAGACACAATGTCTCAAGTGAAAAGTACAATGCTCGTCACTGTATGGGTATTTATTGGTATAGAAGGTGCTGTCGTCTTTTCAAGTCGTGCCAAACGTAAGAAAGATGTAGGTACTGCAACAGTAATAGGATTAATTTCAGTGTTACTCATCTATTTCTTATTAACTGTATTAGCACAAGGTGTCATCATTCAAAACCATATCTCTCAATTAAACACACCATCTATGGCACATGTCCTTGCTTACATCGTAGGAGATTGGGGTTCAACACTTGTAAACATCGGACTAATTATCTCAGTTTTAGGTGCATGGTTAGGTTGGACACTACTTGCCGGAGAGTTGCCTTTTATCGTTGCGAAAGATGGATTATTCCCGAAATGGTTTGCTAAGGAAAATGAAAACGGCGCACCAGTCAATGCATTATTAATCACTAACATATTAGTTCAAATTTTCTTGATTAGTATGTTGTTCACTGACAGCGCGTACCAATTTGCATTTTCATTAGCATCTAGTGCCATTTTATACCCATATATGTTCAGTGCCTTTTACCAAGTTAAGTACACTATTGAACATAAACAACACGCGACACCTAAACAATGGACAATAGGTATACTCGCCTCACTATACGCAGTATGGTTGGTCTATGCTGCAGGATTTGATTATTTATTATTAACAATGTTGCTTTACATTCCTGGTCTTATCGTTTATTCAATCGTTCAAAAAAATAACCAAACACGCTTAACACGCATTGACTATATCTTCTTCACTATCATTATCATTCTATCTATTGTTGGACTTATACGACTATGTAGTGGCGCGATTAACGTGTTCTAG
- a CDS encoding Crp/Fnr family transcriptional regulator, which yields MAGNQMFCRENELDESFKQLASYIHIPVGVLLPFKSQCFVRHYSKGQVIYFSSDETTHIYLLIEGNIMRENFNLNGDVYRYLNREKVLFPLNNLFQDKAPNEMCTALTNCEVIGIPKDLIEYLCKNHEDIFVRLFELLSATQCQHIEYNMALTSKLAKERVTKILRYLCQTVGYDNDEFYEIKQFMTIQLLSDMAGISRETTGHIINELREDKVLFKSNKNWLISKDL from the coding sequence ATGGCTGGAAATCAAATGTTTTGTAGAGAAAATGAACTTGATGAAAGTTTTAAACAATTAGCGTCATATATTCATATACCTGTAGGTGTCTTACTTCCATTTAAAAGCCAATGCTTTGTGAGACATTATAGTAAGGGTCAGGTTATTTACTTTTCGTCAGATGAAACGACGCATATCTATTTATTAATAGAAGGGAATATAATGAGAGAAAACTTTAATCTTAATGGTGATGTATATCGCTATTTAAATAGAGAAAAAGTGTTATTTCCCTTAAACAATTTATTTCAAGATAAGGCGCCAAATGAAATGTGCACCGCATTGACGAATTGCGAAGTGATTGGCATACCTAAAGATTTAATTGAATATCTTTGTAAAAATCATGAAGATATCTTTGTAAGGTTATTTGAATTGTTGAGTGCAACGCAATGCCAACACATTGAGTATAATATGGCGTTAACCAGCAAGCTTGCGAAAGAACGCGTAACAAAGATATTACGCTATCTTTGCCAAACAGTTGGTTATGATAATGATGAATTTTATGAAATTAAGCAATTCATGACGATACAACTGTTGAGCGATATGGCCGGTATATCTAGAGAAACCACAGGTCATATCATTAATGAACTTCGAGAGGATAAAGTTCTATTCAAAAGTAATAAAAACTGGTTAATCAGCAAAGATTTATAA
- a CDS encoding alpha/beta hydrolase family protein has protein sequence MALMTLNYSSPTIGMHQNLTVILPEDSTYFDSSTSPKQLKSLLLLHGLSSDETTYVRYTSIERYANEHQLAIIMPNVDHSGYANMAYGHSYYDYILEIYEYVHQILPLSKKREDNFIAGHSMGGYGTIKFALTQPDKFSKAAPLSAVFQAQTLIDLEWIDFSAKAITGENTDIKGTNLDTYHLLEQAIVSNAQLPELLIMCGTEDFLYEDNLEFIRTLDEKGISYTFEDSPGEHNYAFWDKAIKRAIEWFVE, from the coding sequence ATGGCTTTAATGACATTGAATTATAGTTCACCGACAATAGGTATGCATCAAAATCTTACAGTCATCTTACCGGAGGACTCAACTTACTTTGATAGCTCCACTTCACCTAAACAACTTAAATCATTATTACTTTTACATGGTTTGTCGAGTGATGAAACAACTTATGTGAGATACACAAGTATTGAGCGATATGCTAATGAACATCAGCTCGCAATTATTATGCCTAATGTAGATCATAGTGGTTACGCTAATATGGCCTATGGTCATAGTTATTATGACTATATATTAGAAATATATGAGTATGTACATCAAATTTTGCCACTCTCTAAAAAACGTGAAGATAATTTTATCGCGGGACATTCAATGGGTGGTTATGGAACGATTAAATTTGCGCTTACCCAACCAGATAAATTTTCCAAAGCAGCACCATTGTCTGCTGTATTCCAAGCGCAAACTCTCATAGATTTAGAGTGGATAGATTTTTCTGCTAAAGCTATCACTGGAGAGAATACTGATATTAAAGGTACAAATCTAGATACGTATCATCTTTTAGAACAAGCAATTGTTTCAAATGCGCAATTACCAGAACTTCTTATTATGTGTGGAACTGAGGATTTCTTATATGAAGATAATTTAGAATTTATTCGCACGCTTGATGAAAAAGGTATTAGTTATACATTCGAGGACAGCCCGGGTGAGCATAATTATGCATTTTGGGATAAGGCAATCAAAAGGGCTATTGAGTGGTTTGTAGAATAA
- a CDS encoding DUF4870 domain-containing protein: MKLVNQSKNPHAFKDVSDNETTIAMVIWLLSFFTTFLGPLIIWVLKRDDSAFIDQQGKNYLNYLISYLIYTIIASVLVFVLIGVVLLFILGIAMIIYSIVAMIFVLKGEDYVVPFTIEFIK; the protein is encoded by the coding sequence ATGAAATTGGTGAATCAATCTAAAAATCCTCATGCATTTAAAGATGTTTCTGATAATGAAACTACGATTGCTATGGTCATTTGGTTATTATCATTTTTCACAACTTTCTTAGGGCCACTCATTATTTGGGTATTAAAAAGAGATGATTCTGCTTTTATCGATCAACAAGGTAAAAATTATCTTAATTACTTAATTAGTTATCTTATTTATACAATTATTGCATCCGTTTTAGTCTTTGTACTTATAGGCGTCGTCTTATTGTTCATCCTAGGTATAGCAATGATCATTTATTCAATCGTCGCAATGATATTTGTACTCAAAGGCGAAGACTACGTTGTGCCTTTTACGATAGAGTTTATTAAATAA
- a CDS encoding Txe/YoeB family addiction module toxin: MSKFSVTFTAQAFKDYQYWQQHNQNYFKKVNALLKSIARDGCVDGIGKPEALKGNYEGYFSRRVSIEHRLIYKIKDDSIFVVSCRFHYQ, from the coding sequence ATGAGTAAGTTTAGTGTAACTTTTACAGCTCAAGCATTTAAAGATTATCAATATTGGCAACAACACAATCAAAATTATTTTAAAAAAGTGAATGCTTTACTTAAAAGTATTGCAAGAGATGGTTGTGTCGATGGTATTGGAAAACCAGAAGCATTAAAAGGAAACTACGAAGGCTATTTCAGTAGAAGAGTTTCAATAGAACACCGATTAATATACAAAATTAAGGATGATTCAATATTCGTAGTGTCTTGCAGATTTCATTATCAATAA
- a CDS encoding type II toxin-antitoxin system Phd/YefM family antitoxin has translation MPSVNYSNARQNFKELITKVNEDSVAYTITTKENENAVILAEKDYNAMLETMYLQSNLANVSHLNQSIMELNHNQTITIEIDDNE, from the coding sequence ATGCCTTCAGTTAATTATTCAAACGCTAGACAGAATTTCAAAGAACTTATTACTAAAGTGAACGAGGATAGTGTGGCTTACACTATTACGACAAAGGAAAATGAAAATGCAGTGATTTTAGCTGAAAAGGATTATAATGCGATGTTGGAAACGATGTACCTTCAATCCAATCTCGCTAATGTGTCTCACTTAAATCAATCAATTATGGAATTGAATCATAACCAAACAATTACAATAGAGATTGATGATAATGAGTAA
- a CDS encoding ABC transporter substrate-binding protein, giving the protein MTKEIKQNVGTVEVPDTVESAVALEYSFVEALVKLDVNVTGIADDNNVDNLDSETRKNVGSYQSVGHRQTPSVDDIKNAEPQVIFADEDRHKSIFEDLNSIAPTVLVKSFDADYKQNKESFDYIAKVVSKQDEGKTILDNHEKEIKDLSSKVRIDKDVATIAGVVTDQDLIIHASKSYVGQLLEDVGFKAGISKENENDLPGYMGADYHKLPISKVAEVNPERLIVMVDEDNQKDFNNFKESDVWNQLDAVKNNRVHEVNRETWAKHRGLVAAEQILEDITQFTE; this is encoded by the coding sequence ATGACTAAAGAAATTAAACAAAATGTTGGCACAGTTGAAGTTCCTGATACAGTTGAATCTGCAGTTGCTTTAGAGTATTCATTTGTAGAAGCATTAGTGAAATTAGACGTAAATGTAACTGGTATTGCAGATGATAACAATGTAGACAATTTAGACAGTGAAACTCGTAAAAATGTAGGTAGTTATCAATCAGTTGGCCATCGTCAAACACCTAGTGTTGATGACATTAAAAATGCTGAGCCACAAGTGATTTTCGCAGATGAGGATAGACATAAATCTATCTTTGAAGATTTAAATTCAATTGCACCTACAGTATTAGTTAAAAGTTTTGATGCAGACTATAAACAAAACAAAGAATCATTTGATTATATTGCGAAAGTTGTTTCTAAACAAGATGAAGGTAAAACAATTTTAGATAATCATGAAAAAGAAATTAAAGATTTAAGTTCTAAAGTACGTATTGATAAAGATGTTGCTACAATCGCTGGCGTTGTTACTGATCAAGATTTAATCATTCATGCTTCTAAATCTTATGTTGGTCAATTATTAGAAGATGTAGGTTTCAAAGCTGGTATTTCTAAAGAAAATGAAAATGATTTACCTGGTTATATGGGTGCTGATTATCATAAATTACCTATTAGCAAAGTTGCTGAAGTTAATCCAGAACGCTTAATTGTTATGGTAGATGAAGATAACCAAAAAGATTTCAATAACTTTAAAGAGTCAGATGTATGGAATCAATTAGATGCTGTTAAAAACAATCGTGTTCATGAAGTTAATCGTGAAACATGGGCTAAACATCGTGGTTTAGTAGCAGCAGAACAAATTTTAGAAGACATTACACAATTTACTGAGTAA
- a CDS encoding alpha-keto acid decarboxylase family protein, with protein MKQRVGQYLMDAVYAAGVDKVFGVPGDFNLAFLDDIISHEHIEWIGNTNELNASYATDGYARINGLGAMVTTFGVGELSAVNGIAGSYAERVPVIAITGAPTRAVEEAGKFVHHSLGEGTFDDYRKMFEPITTAQGYITPENATTEIPRLINAAIQERRPVHLHLPIDVALAEIEVSETFQPEDVPHQDVKKYIDMIEDKLKSANQPLIIAGHEINSFNLHKELEEIVNQTNIPVAQLSLGKGAFNEENPHYIGVFDGEIAEDKIKDYVNNSDAIFNIGAKLTDSATAGFSYEFDIDDVVMINHKNFKMNDTVANDVTLPSLVHGLKDLHFENKNDYPQYERPQKNNYELSDQPLIQETYFNMIQDFLQLDDILIAEQGTSFFGAYDLAMHKNNTFIGQPLWGSIGYTLPATLGTQIADPQRRNVLLIGDGSLQLTVQSLSTMIRQNLKPVIFVINNDGYTVERMIHGMKEPYNDIRMWDYKALPAVFGGDNVEVHDVNTSEELKRVFEKINANSDRMHYVEVKMAVEDAPVKLSEIAKAFASQNK; from the coding sequence ATGAAACAACGCGTAGGACAATATTTAATGGACGCAGTTTATGCAGCCGGAGTAGATAAAGTCTTTGGTGTTCCCGGGGATTTTAACCTAGCCTTTTTAGACGATATTATCTCACATGAACATATAGAATGGATTGGCAATACGAATGAATTAAACGCGAGTTATGCCACAGATGGTTATGCACGTATCAATGGTTTAGGTGCTATGGTCACTACATTTGGTGTTGGTGAACTTAGTGCAGTAAATGGCATTGCAGGTTCTTATGCCGAACGTGTACCAGTAATAGCTATCACAGGTGCACCAACTCGTGCAGTAGAAGAAGCTGGAAAGTTTGTACACCATTCACTTGGTGAAGGTACATTTGATGATTACAGAAAGATGTTCGAACCTATTACAACTGCTCAAGGTTACATTACTCCTGAAAATGCAACAACTGAAATTCCTAGATTGATCAATGCAGCAATTCAAGAGCGTCGACCAGTTCACTTACACTTACCAATTGATGTTGCATTAGCTGAAATCGAAGTTTCAGAAACATTCCAACCTGAAGACGTGCCTCATCAAGATGTTAAAAAATATATTGATATGATTGAAGATAAATTGAAATCAGCGAACCAACCACTTATTATTGCAGGACATGAAATTAATAGTTTCAACTTGCATAAAGAGTTAGAAGAGATTGTTAATCAAACAAATATTCCAGTCGCTCAATTATCACTAGGTAAAGGTGCCTTTAATGAAGAAAACCCTCATTATATTGGAGTATTTGATGGTGAAATTGCTGAAGATAAGATTAAAGATTATGTGAATAACAGTGACGCGATTTTTAATATCGGTGCGAAATTAACTGACTCAGCAACAGCTGGCTTCTCTTACGAATTCGACATTGATGATGTCGTGATGATTAATCATAAGAACTTCAAGATGAATGATACAGTTGCGAATGACGTTACATTACCTAGCTTAGTACATGGTTTGAAGGATCTTCATTTTGAAAATAAAAACGACTACCCTCAATATGAAAGACCACAAAAGAATAATTATGAACTAAGTGATCAGCCATTAATTCAAGAAACATACTTCAACATGATTCAAGATTTCTTACAATTAGACGATATCTTAATCGCAGAGCAAGGGACATCTTTCTTCGGTGCATATGACTTAGCAATGCATAAAAATAATACATTTATAGGTCAACCACTTTGGGGTTCAATTGGCTATACGTTACCAGCAACATTAGGTACTCAAATTGCTGACCCTCAACGTAGAAATGTCTTACTCATTGGCGATGGTTCATTACAATTAACGGTACAATCATTATCTACAATGATACGTCAAAACTTGAAACCTGTTATCTTTGTTATCAATAATGATGGCTACACTGTTGAGAGAATGATTCATGGTATGAAAGAACCATATAATGATATACGTATGTGGGATTATAAAGCTTTACCTGCAGTATTTGGCGGAGACAATGTCGAAGTTCACGATGTTAACACGTCTGAAGAATTAAAGCGTGTATTTGAAAAAATTAATGCAAATAGCGATCGTATGCACTATGTAGAAGTAAAAATGGCAGTGGAAGATGCACCAGTAAAATTAAGTGAAATTGCCAAAGCATTTGCTTCTCAAAATAAATAA
- a CDS encoding MarR family winged helix-turn-helix transcriptional regulator, which translates to MSMNKNDYEHMLFYFAYKTFITTADEIIEEYGISRQHHRFLFFINKLPGITIKELLLTLEISKQGSHGTLRKLKEEGLIYEETSEVDRRVKKLYSTQKGDALIHKLNKAQDDLFHQTKQNVGNDWYAIMEELANYREGFKTVEHLKETDKS; encoded by the coding sequence ATGTCGATGAATAAAAATGATTATGAACACATGTTATTTTACTTCGCTTACAAAACTTTTATTACAACGGCAGATGAAATTATTGAAGAATATGGTATAAGTCGTCAACATCATCGCTTTTTATTTTTCATCAATAAATTACCAGGCATTACTATTAAAGAATTATTGTTAACTCTAGAAATATCTAAACAAGGCTCTCATGGAACGTTACGTAAATTGAAAGAAGAAGGTTTGATTTATGAAGAAACGTCTGAAGTGGATCGTCGTGTAAAAAAATTATATTCTACACAAAAAGGCGATGCGTTAATTCATAAGTTGAATAAAGCACAAGATGATTTATTTCATCAGACCAAGCAAAATGTTGGTAATGACTGGTATGCTATAATGGAAGAATTAGCGAATTATCGTGAAGGATTTAAAACAGTAGAACATTTAAAGGAAACTGATAAAAGCTGA
- a CDS encoding poly-gamma-glutamate hydrolase family protein, with translation MPTTNQEMIGTAPEGHIKDKYQSMTQLENETVEGVDWKKDTRDNGTKVLIVAPHGGNIEQGTTEATKALAEKGNYDYFSFEAIRPKNNTELHVTSTHYDDPTLNQMIKNRTATISIHGAAGTDQIIYLGGPRSTLRDEMGTQLKSSGFTVMVPPDRIGGVKKNNFINREENNTGVQLELTTALRKAFFNNGDTSTKNRSNESNWTPLMQTFVDALYTSINNIYPNN, from the coding sequence GTGCCTACCACTAATCAAGAAATGATTGGTACTGCACCAGAAGGACATATAAAAGATAAGTACCAATCAATGACACAACTTGAGAATGAAACGGTGGAAGGTGTAGATTGGAAAAAAGATACAAGAGATAATGGTACGAAAGTACTTATTGTTGCGCCACATGGAGGAAATATTGAACAAGGAACGACAGAAGCAACGAAAGCTTTGGCGGAAAAAGGAAATTATGATTATTTCTCTTTTGAAGCTATAAGACCTAAAAATAATACAGAATTACATGTTACTTCAACGCATTATGATGATCCTACTCTTAACCAAATGATTAAAAATCGCACAGCTACAATTTCTATTCACGGTGCAGCTGGTACAGATCAAATTATTTATTTAGGAGGGCCACGTTCAACTTTAAGAGATGAAATGGGAACACAATTAAAAAGTAGTGGTTTTACAGTGATGGTTCCACCTGATCGTATCGGAGGAGTAAAGAAAAATAACTTTATAAACAGAGAAGAAAACAATACAGGCGTTCAACTTGAACTAACAACTGCACTCAGAAAAGCTTTCTTCAATAATGGTGATACAAGTACTAAGAATCGTTCTAATGAAAGTAATTGGACGCCGCTGATGCAGACATTTGTTGATGCGTTATATACGAGTATCAACAATATTTATCCAAATAATTAA
- a CDS encoding poly-gamma-glutamate hydrolase family protein, with protein MKLSILICLVILIIGITSACAITHEHKHSATHHSKLHHVPLIVGQGEDKGQASTVNLEPSESAQEDVHHKDRFKSMTDLFKHTKRNVDWKKEVKKVGSHVLIIAPHGGNIEAGTTELTKLIANDNHYDYFSFTVLRKKHAEDLHVTSSHYNDPTLLNMVKSKDYAVSIHGAKGDKPVIYLGGLDTPLIESIKKQLVKHHFVVKIAPTYLGGDLKENFINEDIKGKGVQLELTTALRKSLFVNEKLSAKSRINRSNWSPAMYRFSDAIDKAVQQVDESGKDR; from the coding sequence ATGAAATTATCAATACTTATTTGCTTGGTCATTCTAATAATAGGAATCACTAGCGCCTGTGCTATAACACATGAACATAAGCATTCTGCAACGCATCACTCAAAGTTGCATCATGTACCACTGATTGTAGGTCAAGGAGAAGATAAGGGACAGGCATCCACTGTCAATCTTGAGCCTTCAGAATCAGCACAAGAAGATGTACATCATAAAGACCGTTTTAAATCTATGACTGATTTATTTAAGCATACAAAACGGAATGTGGATTGGAAGAAAGAAGTTAAAAAAGTAGGAAGTCATGTATTAATTATTGCGCCTCACGGAGGAAACATTGAAGCGGGTACCACAGAGTTAACTAAATTAATAGCTAACGATAATCACTATGATTATTTTTCATTTACCGTTTTAAGAAAAAAACATGCTGAAGATTTGCATGTCACTTCAAGTCATTATAATGATCCTACATTATTAAATATGGTTAAATCTAAAGATTATGCAGTTTCCATACATGGTGCTAAAGGGGATAAACCTGTCATTTATCTTGGAGGGTTGGATACACCTTTAATAGAATCAATTAAAAAACAATTAGTCAAACATCATTTTGTTGTTAAAATCGCACCGACTTATTTAGGCGGAGATTTAAAAGAAAATTTCATTAATGAAGATATCAAAGGGAAAGGTGTGCAACTTGAATTAACGACAGCTTTAAGAAAATCTTTGTTTGTGAATGAGAAACTATCCGCGAAATCTAGAATTAATCGAAGTAATTGGTCACCAGCGATGTATCGTTTTTCAGATGCCATTGATAAAGCCGTACAACAAGTTGATGAATCAGGAAAAGATAGATAA
- a CDS encoding FMN-dependent NADH-azoreductase, whose protein sequence is MAKLLYITAHPLDELVSNSMAAGKAFIDAYQDNHSGDEVKHIDLFTEDIPHIDKDVLIGWGKAAKGEELTSEESKKVTRLGAILDEFLEADKYVFVSPMWNLSFPPVLKAYIDAITVAGKTFKYTSEGPQGLLTDKKVLHIQSRGGYYSEGPTAEIESGDRYLRNIMTFLGVPSYETVIIEGHNAEPEKAEEIKLAGIEEAKELAKTF, encoded by the coding sequence ATGGCAAAATTATTATACATTACAGCTCATCCACTCGATGAACTCGTTTCAAATTCTATGGCAGCTGGCAAAGCTTTCATCGACGCTTATCAAGACAATCACTCAGGAGATGAAGTTAAACACATCGACTTATTTACTGAAGATATTCCTCATATTGATAAAGATGTATTAATTGGTTGGGGAAAAGCTGCAAAAGGCGAAGAACTTACTTCTGAAGAAAGTAAAAAAGTTACTCGTTTAGGAGCCATTCTTGATGAATTTTTAGAAGCTGATAAATACGTATTTGTTAGCCCAATGTGGAACTTATCATTCCCACCTGTTTTAAAAGCTTATATCGATGCAATTACAGTAGCTGGTAAAACATTTAAATACACTTCAGAAGGACCTCAAGGTTTACTCACTGATAAAAAGGTACTTCACATTCAATCTAGAGGCGGATACTATAGCGAAGGACCCACTGCAGAAATTGAATCTGGAGACCGATACTTAAGAAACATTATGACATTCCTAGGTGTACCTTCATACGAAACTGTTATTATTGAAGGTCATAACGCTGAACCTGAAAAGGCTGAAGAAATCAAATTAGCCGGCATTGAAGAAGCAAAAGAACTAGCTAAAACTTTCTAA
- a CDS encoding SE2200 family small protein has translation MKKLAVILALAGAAYYGFKKYQNHVNQAPNIEY, from the coding sequence ATGAAAAAATTAGCAGTTATTTTAGCATTAGCTGGCGCAGCTTATTATGGTTTTAAAAAATACCAAAACCATGTTAACCAAGCACCAAATATCGAATACTAA